Genomic DNA from Acuticoccus sp. MNP-M23:
TTCGACACCATGTGGTCGGCTTTGTCGCAGCATTTTGCCGATCCGCGGCTGCGCCAGCTTTTCGGCCGGTATGCGACGTATTGTGGCGCCTCACCCTTTGCCGCACCGGCAACCTTGATGCTTGTGGCGCATGTGGAGCAATGCGGGGTCTGGGCCATCGACGGGGGGGCGGCGGCCCTTGCCAGGGCCATCGGCGATTCGTTCGAGCGGCATGGCGGCACGGTCTTGCTCGATGCGCATGTGGACGACATCCGCATCAAGGATCGCCGCGTCGAGGGTGTGGTGGTGGATGATTGTCTGGTCAAGGCCGACAGCGTCATCTTTGCCGGGGATGCGGCGGCGGTGGGGGCCGGGCTGCTGGGGCGGATGGCATCGCGCGCTGCGCCATATGTCAGCCCGCGCCACCGTTCGCTCTCCGCCGTCACTTTTGTGGCACAGGCGCGGTCCGAGGCGCCGCTCGACTATCATACGGTGGCGTTCGGGCCAGATTATCCGGCCGAATTCAAGGCGCTGTTCGGCAACCGGACCATGCCCGAAGAGCCGACCGTCTATGTTTGCGCGCCCGAACCACCAGCGGAGCCCGGCGGCACGCAGGGTATTCTCATCATTTTGAATGCGCCGGCCGACGGCGACATCCGTCACTATGGCGAGGAGGACATCGCCCGATGCAAAGAACAGGTGATGGCGACACTGGGCCGCTGCGGGCTGCCAGTCACCCTGGAGGCAGCGGTCTCATCGACGCCGACGGACTTTGCGGCAATGCTGCCGGGGACGGGGGGCGCGATCTACGGCCGGGCCTCGCACGGGTGGACGGCATCGTTCCAGCGCCCGGCGCTGCGCACGCGCACGCGGGGGCTCTATCTGGCGGGGGGCAGCGTGCATCCGGGGCCCGGGGTGCCGATGTCGGCACTGTCTGGCCAGATGGCGGCCGAAGCATTGATCAGGGACTTCGCTTTGACGCGCCAGTCCCGCCCGGCGGCTATGTCTGGTGGTACCTCGATGGGGTCAGCGCGGACGGCAACCACGCCATCACGGTAATTGCGTTCATCGGAAGCGTGTTCTCGCCCTATTATGCGTGGTCCGGCAAGCGGGAGCCGCTCAACCACGTTGCGGTCAACGTTGCGCTCTATGGCAAACCGTCCCGCTGGGCGATGACGGAGCGGACCCGCCGGGACGCGGAGCAGACGCAGACCGGGTTTCGCGTGCGCACCAGTGCAATCGAGCAGCTGGGCGACGGCCGCATCAAGATCGTGATCGACGAGCGTGGCGCGCCGATCCCGCGCAAGGTCCGCGGTGAAATCATCCTCTCCCCGTCGGCCATTGCGCGCACCGCCTATCCCATCGACAGGGCGGGAGAGCACCTGTGGCGCCCGATTGCGCCATCGGCCGGCGTTTCGGTCCGCATGAGTGCGCCTGACCTGTCCTGGGAGGGGACCGGGTACGTGGACATGAACTGGGGCATGAAGCCTCTGGAGCGCACGTTCGACCATTGGGACTGGATGCGCGTCGACCTGGGGGAGGGCCGTTCGGCGGTGTTCTACGACACCGAGGAGCTGTCCGGCGGGGGGCGGCAACTTGCGCTGCTTTGCGCACCGGACGGGACGGCCGAACCGATGCCTGCGCCCCGGCGCCACAGATTGCCCGGCACGCTCTGGCGCGTCCCTCGCTCCGGCTGGTCCGATGGCGAAGGGCCAACGGTGCGGCGAACGCTGGAAGATACCCCGTTTTACGTGCGAACGGAGCTGGACGTGGACATTCTGGGCGCGCGGCGAACGGCGATCCAGGAAACGCTTTCGCTCAGCCGCTTCCGCAACACAATCGTACAGCTGATGCTGCCCTTTCGGATGCCCAGATCGCTCTGAACCTTATCAAACAGGCCTATGATTTTCGGTTCTGACGCATCGCTCTAATGTCCCAGATGGCGAAAGCGATGCACCCACCGAAAATCAAGATAAGTTCCATTAAAATCAGAAGACCACCGTCCATTTACCTAGTCCTCCTGGTCAGACAATTGTATGAGTTTCTTGAAACAGGCACACATCATGAGGCATTGCGGCGCATGATGCTATAGTTGAGCGCGCTCGCAAAGCCGACCCAAAGAAGATACGGCACCATCAGGTAGGCCGCTATCGGGGAATGGGGGTAGAATGCCAGGATTGTCGCGGCGATTGTGACGAACATCAAAATTGCGTCAGCAAGGGCAAGGTCGACCCGTCGCGCGCCGAAGAACAAAGCCGACCAGCCCGCGTTGGCGACAAGCTGCAACCCGTAGAGCATGAGGGGGACCGTGCGCTCGCCCGGCGCAGCGTCAACCGTGAAGCGGTAGCCGGCGTAGGCGATCATCAGGAAAAGCAAGGTCCAGGCCGGACCGAACAGCCAGTCCGGCGGGGTCCACGGCGGCTTGTTGAGGGCCCGGTACCAAGCGCCGGGCATGAAGAACGCACCGCTGGATGCGGCGAGAACGTTGACGCCTATAAAAACCAGAAAAAGCGTCCAGTTCTCCATGTCAGTCTCCAAAACTGCGCCAGAGACGCATTGCGTGAGATATAGTTCCGGCCCGCATTATCAAGCGCGCCCGCTTCAAGGCCGGGGGTCAGACAGAAGCGAGAGGAGCAGCGCCAGTGCAGTGTCCACACTGGCAAGCCGCACCGCACCGCGACCGATATCACCAAACTTCATCGCGCGGTGAAGTGTTAGCGTTCCATCGCTGGCGCCAAAATGCACGAGCCCCACAGGCTTTGACGCCGAGCCGCCACCCGGTCCCGCAACGCCCGTTATGGACACCGCTGCCACTGTGATGCCGGGCCGGTACGCTGCGGCGCACGCGGCCTCCGCCATCGCGCGGGCGGTTTCTTCGCTGACCGCGCCATGCTGTTCGATGACGAAGGAGGGAACACCAAGGCGGACCTTGGCATCGTTGGAGTAGGTGATGAAGCCGCCTTCAACCGCGTCGGACGACCCGGCAATGGCGGTCAGCACCGCCGCGACGAGGCCGCCGGTGCACGATTCTGCCGTCACCAACATCTTGCCGCGGGCGCGTGCTGCATCGAGCACCGCTTCTGCCCGCCGGCCCAGCTCATCGTCAAAGGGTGAAATCATCGCCGGCGCACCGTGGCCAGCGCCTGGGCGGCAATACCCTCGCCGCGGCCGGTAAAGCCGAGACGCTCGGTGGTGGTCGCCTTCACCGAAACGGACTCGGGAGGCAGCGAGCAGATTTCGGCTATCCTGTCGCGCATGGCGTCCCGCACCGGGCCGATTTTCGGCGTTTCGCAGATGACCGTCAGGTCCAGATGGACGATTTCGCCGGCAGCACGCACCCGCTCGCACGCATAAGCGAGAAACTGGTCGGATGCTGCGCCGCGCCATTTCGGATCGGACGGGGGGAAGTGGTGGCCAATGTCGCCGTCGCCGATGGCACCGAACAGCGCGTCGGTCAGCGCATGGAGTGCCACGTCCGCATCGCTGTGGCCATCGAGGCGCACGGGGCTCTCCAGCGTGAGGCCGCCCAGAATGAGCGGTCCGCCGGGGACCAGACGGTGGACGTCGAACCCTTGGCCGACGGTGGTGATGGCGAACGCGCGTGCGGCATCCGCAAGGTCGTCGGCGGTGGTGAGCTTGTAGTTGGCCCGTTCGCCCTCCACCACGCGCACGGGATGACCGGCCGCTTCCATCAGGCCGGCGTCGTCGGTGAGTGTGTCTGCGGCTGCAGCGTGGGCTGCCTGCAGCGGGGCGAAATGGAAGCCCTGGGGCGTCTGCGCCTGGACAAGACCGTCCCGCGCGACGGTTTCCGTCACGTTATCGCCGTCAACGCGCTTCAGCGTATCGGCCACGGCAACCGCCGGGATCACCGCAGACGCCGTGGCAAGGGCCTCCACCACGCGGGTCACCACGGCGGCGCTGACGAACGGGCGCGCGCCATCGTGGATCAGCACGTTGTCCGGCGGGTCGCCGGCAAGGGCATCCATCGCGGCGGCGACGGAGGCCTGGCGCGTGCCCCCGCCGGTGACGGTGAGAATGCGCGCGCGCCGGCTGCCGATGGCGGCATCGAACGCCGCCGCATCGTCCGGCCCGATGGCCACTGCAACGCGCCGGATCAGCGGGTGGTGCAAAAGCGCGTCCACGCAGCGCGCCACCACCGGCACACCGCCAATGGGCAGGAATTGTTTCGGCGTGGCGCTGCCCGAACGTGTGCCGCGCCCGGCTGCCACCACCACGGCATCGGTTTTATTCACCATTTCGGTCCGGTTTTTATCTTTCAACGGGTTTGCCGTATCGACTGCTTGCGCATTTTTCTGCCATGGTCAAAATGTGTGCATATACCAGTTCGGGGACCGTTGTCGGAATTGGAAGATTTGAGGTTCGAACGCGTCACGCCATGAATGTTGTCACAGTTGGCTCCCTCGCAATCAAGGGGCGGGCGTTCCTCGCGCCGATGTCCGGCATCAGCGACTGGCCGTTCCGCAGGCTTGCCGCCCGGTTCGGCGCATCGCTTGTCGTCAGCGAGATGGTGGCGAGCGATCGGCTGATCGCGCGGGAGGCCGAAACCCGCCTCAAGCTGGAGGGGGCCGGGCTGGACATCCACGCCGTGCAGCTTGCCGGCTGCCGCGCGCAAGACCTTGCCGAAGCTGCGCGCCTTGCCGAAGCCGCCGGCGCCCACCTCATCGACATTAACATGGGCTGCCCGGCCAAGCGCGTCGTGGGCGGCTGGGCGGGCTCCGCGCTGATGCGTGACCTCGACCATGCGGCTCGGCTGATCGCGGCAACCGTGGCCGCCGTCTCCGTCCCGGTCACCGTGAAGATGCGGCTTGGCTACGACCGCACGAACCTCAACGCACCCGAGCTTGCGCGGCGCGCGGAGGCGGAAGGGGCGAAGCTCGTCACCGTCCACGGCCGCACCCGCTGCCAGAAATACAAGGGTTGCGCCGACTGGGCGGCAATCGCGCCGGTCAAGCGTGCCGTCCTTGTTCCGGTGATTGCCAACGGCGACTGTGCCGGCATCGCCGACGCCCGCGCCATGATGGCAGCGTCAGGCGCCGATGGCGTCATGGTCGGCCGCGCGAGCCTTGGCGCACCGTGGCTGCCGGGCGCGATCGCCGCCGCCCTCGACGGAAAGCCCGTGCCGAACACCCCCTCGCTCGCAGAGCGCGCTGCAATCGCACAGGAACACCTCGACATGCTGAGTGCATCGGCTGGACCCATCCTCGGCGTGCGGCTGATGCGCAAGCACACCGCCGCCTACATCGACGGCCTCGCGGTGCCCGAAGCGCTGCGCCGGGCGGCACTCACGGCCGAAACGCCGCGCATTGCCGCCGAAGCGCTGCGGGCCGTGTTCGACGCGGCCGAACCCATGACCGGAAAGGCGGCCGCATGAACATGTCTTCTCGCCGGATCACGCCGCCCGCAATTCTCAATGCGTTGCCCCACGCCATCCTCGTCCTCAATGGCGAGGACGAGATCATTACCGCCAACGATGCCGCACAGGCCTTCTTCGGTGTCAGCCTCACCCACATGCGCAAGCGGCCGCTCTCCGCCTTCGCACCGTTCGGCTCGCCGCTCCTGTCGCTGCCCGCCATGGTGCGGGCGGAAAATGCGTCGCTGGTGGAATACCGGGTCGACCTGTCGTCGCCGCGCGGGTCGGGGGCCGGCCACATTGTCGACATTCATGCCGTGCCGATGCCGGAAGACCCCGAGGTGGTGGTCCTGACGCTCGACCGGCCGTCCATGGCCGAGAAGATCGACCGGGCGCTCACCTCGCGCAGTGCGGCGCGCTCCGTGTCCGGTCTTGCAGCAATGCTTGCCCACGAAATCCGCAATCCGCTGTCCGGCATCCGCGGGGCCGCCCAGCTCATCGAGCCGGCGCTCAATGAAAGCGACCGGCTGCTTGCCCAGCTCATCACCGACGAGACCGACCGCATCGTCAAGCTGATCGACCGGATGGAGGTGTTCGGCGACGCGCGTCCGGTGCAGCGCACGCCGGTCAACATCCACGATGTGCTGGAACATGTGGAGCGGCTCGCCCGGTCCGGCTTTGCGCGCGGGATCGAGATCCGCAAGCAGTTCGACCCTTCGCTGCCGTTCGTGCACGCCAATCGCGACCAGCTTGTGCAGGTTTTCCTGAACCTCGTGAAGAATGCAGCGGAGGCCGGGGGCGACAAGGGCACGATCACCCTCACCACCGCCTTCCGTCCCGGCATGCGCGTGCAGGCGCCGGGGTCGCCCCACAAGGTGCGCCTGCCGCTGGAGTTTTGCGTCAAGGACGACGGGCCGGGCGTGCCGGATGATCTGGTGCCGCATCTGTTCGAGCCGTTCGTCACCACAAAAACCAACGGAACTGGCCTTGGACTTGCCCTTGTTGCCAAGATCATCGGCGATCATGGCGGCGTGATCGAGATCGATTCCGGCCAGGGCTCCGGCACCACAGTCCGTATTCTGATGCCCGCGTATGAGGGCAATGACACCGAGGAGCTTCAATGACGGGGACGATCCTTGTCGCCGACGACGACGGCGCGATCCGTACTGTCCTGAACCAGGCGCTGTCGCGCGCAGGGTACGATGTGCGCTGCACCGGGAACGCTGCAACGCTGTGGAGCTGGATCGATCGCGGTGAGGGCGATCTGGTCATCACCGATGTCATCATGCCCGACGAAAACGCCTTCGAGCTTCTGCCCCGCGTGAAAAAGCGCCGGCCGGACCTGCCGGTGGTGGTGATCAGCGCGCAAAACACCTTCATGACCGCCATCCGCGCCTCCGAGCGCGGGGCCTACGAATATCTGCCCAAGCCGTTCGACCTGAAGGAACTCATCAGTGTCGTGGGCCGGGCGCTGGCCGAACCGCGCTCGCGTCAGCTTGAGAAGCTGCCCGACGTCGGCGAGCCCATGCCACTTGTGGGCCGCTCGCCGGCGATGCAGGAAATCTACCGGGTGCTGGCCCGGCTGATGCAGACCGATCTCACGGTCCTGATCCACGGCGAAAGCGGCACCGGCAAGGAGCTGGTCGCCCGCGCCCTGCACGACTACGGCAAGCGCCGCAAAGGCCCGTTCGTCGCCATCAACATGGCGGCAATCCCCAAGGAGCTGATCGAGGCGGAGCTGTTCGGCTACGAAAAGGGCGCCTTCACCGGCGCCACCAGCCGCCATCCCGGCCGGTTCGAGCAGGCCGAGGGCGGCACGCTGTTCCTGGACGAGATCGGCGACATGCCCATGGAGGCGCAGACGCGGCTTCTGCGCGTGCTGCAGGAGGGGGAATACACCACTGTTGGCGGACGGACACCGCTGCGCACCAACGTGCGCATCGTGGCGGCCACCAACCGGGACCTGCGCCAGTGGATCGGGCAGGGGCTGTTTCGCGAGGACCTGTATTTCCGCCTCAACGTCGTGCCGCTGCGCCTGCCGCCGCTGCGCGAGCGCAAGGAGGACGTTCCGGATCTGGCGCACCATTTCTTTGCCGTGTGCGAAGCGGAGGGCCTGCCCGTCAAGCGGATGGACACCGAGGCGGTTGCCGCGCTGCAGAACCACCGCTGGCCTGGCAACGTCCGTGAGCTGGAAAACCTCATCCGCCGCATCGCAGCGCTCTACCCCGAAGACGTCATCACCGCGCAGCACATCGAGAACGAACTCGATGACGGCCCGGCGCAACCGGCCGCAACGCCCGCCGGCAACCCCAGCGAGACGTTGCAGGAATCCGTGGAGCGTCACCTCAGCGACTATTTTGCCGAGTTCGGTTCGGCGTTGCCACCGCCCGGCCTCTACCACCGGATCATGCGCGACGTGGAATATCCGCTTGTGAGTGCGGCGCTGGCCGCAACGCGGGGCAACCAGATCAAGGCCGCCGAGCTTCTGGGCGTCAACCGCAACACGCTGCGCAAGAAGATCCGCGATCTGGACGTGCGGATGATGCGCGGGGTGCGCTGATCCGCAGCCTGTCAGGCGGTCGGCCGAACCCGTTAGCGCGCCATTTTCAGGAGCCTGCCCCGATGGCGCGGGCGGGTTCTGCTGCACTGCAGCAGGACCTTTGTGATGCAGCGCAAAAAAGATGGATCGAAACCGGTCGTTTCTTCGTTGTCAGTGAAACTAAGGAGTCTTCCATGGCCGATATCATTCGCATTATCTGTGCAGTTCTGCTTCCGCCGCTCGGCGTGTTCCTTCAGGTCGGCCTCGGTCTGCAGTTCTGGCTCAACATCCTGCTGACGCTTTTCGGCTACATCCCCGGCATCATCCACGCCATCTGGATCATTGCGCGCCGCTAGCAGCGCCTGGCGCCAGTAGCGAATTAAAAGGGCGAGCCGCGTCATGCGGCTCGCCCTTTTAATTTGCCCGCCTGCGCGGGCAGCGTCTCGCAAACGCCTGGCGGGTCGATGCCAGACGAATGGGCCGTTGTCAGCGCACGCGGTTGTCGCAGCTGAAGTCCGCAACACAGCCGGCCACATGCGCGGTATCCACATTGCGCATGATGATCACAAGCGGGCCGATCATCAGAAGGCCCAGGAGGGTCAACGCCGTGATGGCGCCCATGGTGTCCCGCATCAAAACCTCACATCGGTTGTCGCCGCACGGCCGGGCAGCCGGGCTGGTCTCGTCCTGTCTCACATTGCCGCCGGTCTTGCGCTTCAAGCCAGTTGGCGCCGTGGTGCAGACCAATCAACATTGCCCCGTCTAAGTCTCATGAGCGCCCTTGACGACGGCTGAACGGGTTCGGTGCAATTGGACAGGCCTTGCACATGAGCTGCGCTTGCGGCAGGCGCGGACGCCGGAAAACACGTCAGAATGAGAGCGCGGCGGGCGCAAAATGCTTCCGTTCCGCTGCGCAGCGGCGTAGGAGGGCCGCATATGAACGCTTCAATCTCGCTCCACGACACGCGAACGCGCCGCAAGGCCCCGTTCACCCCCATCGATCCGGCGAACGTGCGCGTCTATGTGTGCGGGCCGACGGTGTACGACCTTGCCCACATCGGCAACGCGCGCCCCAACATCGTGTTCGATGTCCTGTTCCGCGTGCTGCGGCAGACCTACGGCGCCGACCACGTCACCTATGTGCGCAATTTCACCGATGTGGATGACAAGATCAACGCGCGGGCGGCCGAACGCGGCATTTCCATCGCCGAGCTGGCAGACGGGACCATCGCCGCATTCAATGCCGACATGGCGGCCCTCGGGTGCCTCGAGCCGACCCGGCAGCCCCGCGCCACCCACCATATCGCCGACATGCGCCAGATGATCGACCGTCTGGTCGAGACCGGCAACGCCTATGTGGCGGAGGACCATGTCCTCTTCGCCGTCGCCTCCATGGACGATTATGGCGCGCTGTCGGGCCGAAGCCTCGACGAGATGATGGCCGGCGCCCGCGTGGAGGTCGCCCCTTACAAGCGCGACCCCATGGACTTTGTCCTGTGGAAGCCATCCCGCGAAGGCGAGCCGGGGTGGCCGAGCCCTGCCGGCATTGCGGCTGAGGGGCGGCCGGGCTGGCATATCGAATGCTCGGCCATGGCCCACACCCACCTTGGCGACACGTTCGACATCCACGGTGGCGGGATCGACCTTGCCTTCCCCCACCACGAGAATGAGCGGGCGCAGACCAAGAGCGCGCTGGGCGTCTCGGAAATGGCCTCGGTCTGGATGCACAACGGCTTCCTCCAGGTGGAGGGCCGCAAGATGGCGAAGTCCGAAGGCAACTTCATCACCATCCGCGATGCGCTGTCGGAGGCATCCGGCGCCGTGGTGCGCCTTGCAATGCTGATGACCCACTACCGCCAGCCGATCGACTGGACGGCGACCCGGCTTGGCGAGGCCGATGCCATCTTGAAGGCATGGACCCATGCGCCGGCCGCCGCTGCGCCGGGCGCGGTGGACGAGGCGGTGCTTGCGGCGCTCGCAGACGATCTCAACACCCCGCTCGCCATCGCGCGCCTCGGCGAGCTTGCACGGTCCGGCGCCGATACGCTGGACGCCAGCGCGCTTCTTCTTGGCATCGACGTTGCGGCCATCCGCACCACCACCACGGCTGCAAGCAACAACGCACGCGCTGCAATTGCCCCGCAGGTGGAGGCGCTCATTGCAGACCGGCTCGCAGCCCGCGCCGACCGCCGTTTTGCCGATGCCGACCGGATCCGCGACGAGATCGTCGCCCTCGGCGTACGGATCATGGACGGCAAGGCCGCGGACGGAACGCTGGTGACCGAGTGGGATCTGGGCGGCTGACCCGAGCCTTCCGGCAGGTGGCGCGTTGTCCGGCGCTTTAGAGCCGGTCGAGCCGCTGGTCGATGTGATCGGATAGCCGGCGGGGCCACCTGCGGTGCGCGTCGCGTGCCCTCAGCGCCCGCAGGTCGCTGTCCTGGGGCGCGGACAGTGCGATCTCGGCCGGCCCGTCGACCCGCCGCGCATCGGTGGTCTGCGCAATTGTGCGCCCCTCCGCACGGCCATAAAGCACGTAGTGCACGAAGGGCGGCAGGTCGCCCACGGCGGTATCGGCGTTGATTGCGATGTAGCCGTCGGTCGAGAACCACGGCGCAGGGTCGAACCCCTGCTGCCAGCCTTCGCGGATATAATGTTCGGCCGGCGATATGTCCCGCTCGCGCACATGCGGGTAACGCGACAGGTAGTAGCGTTCGTCGAACAGCGGCTCGATCGCCGCCACGAATTCCGCAATTCGGCTGGGTTTGGACACGTAGCTGGGCGCAAGCCGCTCCAGAATCATGCGCGTGGCGCGGTTGACCGCGCGGCCGGGCCGAAGGATTGCCATTATGCGACCGCCATGGCGCTGGTGAGCGTATCGGTAACCCGCGCGTTTTCTTTCGCGCCGCGCACATGTGCCAGAAGCGCCGCCTGGCCCGAGATGCGCGCATTGAGCAAGGCAGACTCCTCCCGCCGGATCGAATTGATTGCGTCGCCCAACAATACGGCGCTGTCCATGGGAACGGTTTTGAGCGGTGCGACGCCGGGGGGCAGGGTGGTCAGCGCCTCGCACGCCGGCATGATGAGCGCGCAACCGGCGGCAACAGCTTCGAACGCCGGCTGTGACAGGCCTTCGTCGTAACGCGGGTCGATCAGCGCCACGGTGCTGGCGGCATAGGCCGCCGCCCGCGCGTCCGGCGTGGTGGTCGCCTCGATGATCCGCACCGAAATTTCCGCACCCTGCGCGTTAAGCTGGTCCAGCGTTCGCGCGGCCGTGTCTGCATCGGCGGCATGCACTGCGGCTGCAAAGATTTCATGGCGCTGCGGGCGGGAGACAAAGGGGTCCAGCGCGAATGCGGGTGCGATCACGTCCATCTCAACGGCGCCGCCGATGAGCGCGATCCGTCTGGCGAAGGTTTCGTCAAGGGCGATCCGCTTCATCGGCTTGGCCAGAAGGCGGTAGCCGTAGGCGCCCTTGCCCTCGGTGGACGCCACCGTGGCGGACTGGATGAGGTGGAGAAAGCGCGGCGTGAGCGGACCGTAGCGCGCGGTCACGATGTGGTGGACCGATGGCGACGAGAAGACCACCAGATCGTCGCGTCCCGGCCGGAACGCAGCGATGTCGGTGATTGCCCCGTCGGGCGCGGGCGCGAATGCGTCCTGGCTGAGGAACCCCTCGATCCCGGTGCTGGTGAGCGGCATCACAACGGTTTCGATGCCGGCGCGCTGCGCGTAGGCGGCATAGGCAAGAAGGCGGCTGCGGACGGACCACGGCTCCTCGCGTGCAATGGCAGCAACGACACGCATCAGGCAAGCCCCGCAAAGAGGGTCCGGTCAGAGCGCCATTCCGCCATGTCCCGGCAGGCTCTTGCGACGGAATTGTCGAATTCGCCGCGCAGTGCCCTCTCACTGAACGCCGCGATGTCGGCTGCGGTGATGGCGCCGGTGAGGCAAATGCCCGGAAATTCCGAAAAATACTCGTCCAGCCCGGTTCCGGCCTGGTGCAGCACCGGCATTCCGGCGGCAATTGCCTGAAGGACGCGCCATGAGGTTGTGCACGGCCCGGTCGGCGCCAGCGGTGCCCATTCCACGTAGCCATATCCGAGCGCGAGAACTTCCGCATCGTTCACCGACGACAGCCTGGACAGGAGGGTGACGTTCGCCATCAACCGCAGCGCCCCATAGTCCATGGCGTGAGGTGCCTCCGGAACGGGCGGCGGCATGATGACCAGTGCTTGCGTCTCCGGGGCGCCGCGCAGGTGCTCGGTGAGGGCGGCCAGCATTGCGCCGGGATCGCCGCGCTGCGGCGCTGCTTCCCCGGCAATCAGACACGCGCGCCGCGCAGCTACGGCATGGCGGTCCGGCGCGTGGTCCACCACCGGGCTTTGCCGGTTGAGCCGCGCTGTGATGGAACGCTCGGCAAGCGCGCGCGAATTGATGAAGGTGCGGTCGGCAATGGACAGCATCTGCTGATGAATGTCGGTTGCGATGGTCACCTGATCGGGTCCGCCGCCTTCCTGCGCGACCTCCAGCGCTCGCAGCTGGGTGATGTCGTAAACGATCCTGTGCCGCTGCTCCGCGAAGCCGGCTTCCTCGGCAAAGTCGGTATTGGTGAAGACGAAGGTGGCGGGCGCGATGCGGCTGCTGAATGTCTCGAATTCGGCCGACGCGATGATGATGGTGTCATCGCGCGCCAGAGCGAGAACCGCATTCCGGCGCTCGGCCTGAAGCCGGTTGAACCGCTCCAGAAACAGGACAAAGCGCACGGTGGAAAACACCTCGCGCGCCTGCTGCGCCAGCTGTGCGGCGCGCAGCCCGTCGGGACGCGTCAGCCAGCCAAAATGCGGCGGCAGCGCATTGACGACAATATAGCAGGTTCCCGTCAAACAACGTACTCGCCGTAAACGCACCCGAGGGTTGCGTCCTGCCGCTCGCCCAGGATCGACACGTGGTGGACGTGAAAGGGTTCCGGCCGTGCATCGACGAAGTCGGTCAGAATTTTGTCCACCGGGGTTTCGTTGTCCAGAACGAACGGCGCGACCACAGCAACCGATTGCGTGAGCCGGAGGGTGCGCAGCTGCTCCACTTCACCCGGATCGACGAACAGAAGGGTGGGTGTCACCGAGTGGAACGGCCCGTCCATGCCGGTGCGGATCATCGTTGCGGACTGCATGACCGTCTGTGCAAGGCTTCCATGGTCACCGACCACAAGCCAGAAATGCTGCACCGCGGCAATGGAGGGCGGCACTTCGGCATTGCCGGCGCGGGAGAAATCGGCCTTTGACAGGTTCGCGAAAGCGCTGAGCGTCTGCGGCAGCTGCACATCCGGCAGCGTGGACAGCCAGTCAAGCGCGGTCTCGAACCTGTGCTCGGCGAACCCGCTGCGCGGGAGGGTGCCGGGCGACAGCACGACCCCGTCATAAGGTGAGAGCACCACCGTGCGCGCCTCCAGCAGAAGCGACAGATGGGCCGCGTCCGCGGCGGTGGTGATGAGAAACAGTGTCGGCCGGGCACTGC
This window encodes:
- a CDS encoding TspO/MBR family protein, with amino-acid sequence MENWTLFLVFIGVNVLAASSGAFFMPGAWYRALNKPPWTPPDWLFGPAWTLLFLMIAYAGYRFTVDAAPGERTVPLMLYGLQLVANAGWSALFFGARRVDLALADAILMFVTIAATILAFYPHSPIAAYLMVPYLLWVGFASALNYSIMRRNAS
- the dusB gene encoding tRNA dihydrouridine synthase DusB, whose protein sequence is MNVVTVGSLAIKGRAFLAPMSGISDWPFRRLAARFGASLVVSEMVASDRLIAREAETRLKLEGAGLDIHAVQLAGCRAQDLAEAARLAEAAGAHLIDINMGCPAKRVVGGWAGSALMRDLDHAARLIAATVAAVSVPVTVKMRLGYDRTNLNAPELARRAEAEGAKLVTVHGRTRCQKYKGCADWAAIAPVKRAVLVPVIANGDCAGIADARAMMAASGADGVMVGRASLGAPWLPGAIAAALDGKPVPNTPSLAERAAIAQEHLDMLSASAGPILGVRLMRKHTAAYIDGLAVPEALRRAALTAETPRIAAEALRAVFDAAEPMTGKAAA
- a CDS encoding nitrogen regulation protein NR(II), translated to MNMSSRRITPPAILNALPHAILVLNGEDEIITANDAAQAFFGVSLTHMRKRPLSAFAPFGSPLLSLPAMVRAENASLVEYRVDLSSPRGSGAGHIVDIHAVPMPEDPEVVVLTLDRPSMAEKIDRALTSRSAARSVSGLAAMLAHEIRNPLSGIRGAAQLIEPALNESDRLLAQLITDETDRIVKLIDRMEVFGDARPVQRTPVNIHDVLEHVERLARSGFARGIEIRKQFDPSLPFVHANRDQLVQVFLNLVKNAAEAGGDKGTITLTTAFRPGMRVQAPGSPHKVRLPLEFCVKDDGPGVPDDLVPHLFEPFVTTKTNGTGLGLALVAKIIGDHGGVIEIDSGQGSGTTVRILMPAYEGNDTEELQ
- a CDS encoding bifunctional 2-C-methyl-D-erythritol 4-phosphate cytidylyltransferase/2-C-methyl-D-erythritol 2,4-cyclodiphosphate synthase; the protein is MVNKTDAVVVAAGRGTRSGSATPKQFLPIGGVPVVARCVDALLHHPLIRRVAVAIGPDDAAAFDAAIGSRRARILTVTGGGTRQASVAAAMDALAGDPPDNVLIHDGARPFVSAAVVTRVVEALATASAVIPAVAVADTLKRVDGDNVTETVARDGLVQAQTPQGFHFAPLQAAHAAAADTLTDDAGLMEAAGHPVRVVEGERANYKLTTADDLADAARAFAITTVGQGFDVHRLVPGGPLILGGLTLESPVRLDGHSDADVALHALTDALFGAIGDGDIGHHFPPSDPKWRGAASDQFLAYACERVRAAGEIVHLDLTVICETPKIGPVRDAMRDRIAEICSLPPESVSVKATTTERLGFTGRGEGIAAQALATVRRR
- a CDS encoding phytoene desaturase family protein; its protein translation is MNHKTVVVGGGFGGLAAAHRLQSAGISTTLVERQPRLGGKARNVGVGSVLAPGGPTVLTMRHVFEELFDAGGERLEEAVSLAPLDTIAHHRWSASERLDLHADVDANTAAIADFAGAAEADGYRAFLADAARIYATVDGPFIRSPKPDLFALARAVGPLGASKIRPFDTMWSALSQHFADPRLRQLFGRYATYCGASPFAAPATLMLVAHVEQCGVWAIDGGAAALARAIGDSFERHGGTVLLDAHVDDIRIKDRRVEGVVVDDCLVKADSVIFAGDAAAVGAGLLGRMASRAAPYVSPRHRSLSAVTFVAQARSEAPLDYHTVAFGPDYPAEFKALFGNRTMPEEPTVYVCAPEPPAEPGGTQGILIILNAPADGDIRHYGEEDIARCKEQVMATLGRCGLPVTLEAAVSSTPTDFAAMLPGTGGAIYGRASHGWTASFQRPALRTRTRGLYLAGGSVHPGPGVPMSALSGQMAAEALIRDFALTRQSRPAAMSGGTSMGSARTATTPSR
- a CDS encoding CinA family protein; this translates as MISPFDDELGRRAEAVLDAARARGKMLVTAESCTGGLVAAVLTAIAGSSDAVEGGFITYSNDAKVRLGVPSFVIEQHGAVSEETARAMAEAACAAAYRPGITVAAVSITGVAGPGGGSASKPVGLVHFGASDGTLTLHRAMKFGDIGRGAVRLASVDTALALLLSLLSDPRP